The region CCTTCGCCCGGCCCCGGAGCACCGGCGGCCGCCGCACCGGTACGGCCCTAGGCTGTAGGGAACCGGACGGCACGGGCGCCGCGGTGGGCACACCGCGGCGCCCCCAGGCACCAGGCGCGAGAGAGGCCACACCCAGACGATGAGCGACTACGGACCGGTGCAGGTCAGGTGCCCCGTGCTGAACGTGCGCAGGGTGGACGCCTACTACGCCATCACCGTCGTCGCCCCCGGGATCGCCGAGCGGTTCCGCTCGGGCCAGTTCGTGTCGGTGGCGGTGGGCGGCGACCACTCCAGCACGCTGCTGCGGCGCCCCTTCGCCATCCACGACGTCAAACCCGACTACGGCGGCACCGTCGAGTTCCTGTTCGCGGTGCGCGGCACCGGCACGGCCTGGCTGGCCGAGCGGCGCTCCCGCGACCTGCTGGACGTCGTCGGGCCGCTGGGGCGGCCCTTCCCGCTGCCCCGTGACCCGGTCAACTGCGTCCTGGTCGGCGGCGGCTCGGGCAGCGCCCCGCTGTTCCCGCTGGCGCAGTCGCTGCGCCGCCGGGGCTGCCGGGTGGACTTCGTGCTGGGCGGGGCCTCCGCCGACCGGGTGTTCAGCGCCATCACGGCCCGCCGGATCGCCGAGACCGCCGTCTTCACCACCGACGACGGCTCCTTCGGGACCCGCGGCCGGGTCACCGACGTCCTGGGCCGGGTCATCGAGGAGTGCCGCTCCGACGTGGTCTACGCCTGCGGCCCCATGCCGATGCTGCGCGCGGTCACCGCCGTCGCCGGCACCCACGGCATCCCCGTGCAGGTGTCGGTCGAGGAGACCATGGCCTGCGGCACCGGGATCTGCATGACCTGCGTGATCCCGGTGGTGGGGGAGGACGGCATCACCCGCATGGTCCGCTCCTGCGTGGACGGCCCGGTGTTCCGCGGCGAGCAGGTGCGCTTCGACGACGTGGGCACCATCCCCTTCGACGCGCTGGGCGCGCCCGGCTGGAAGGGCGCCGGGGCCTCGCGGCCCGCGGAGTCGGCCCGCGACATCGCCTGACCGTCCGGACGCGCCCGCCGACCCCACACCACCGACCGGGAAAGACACGGTGAACACAGACCTGAGAGTCCGGTTGGGCGCCCTGGAGCTGCCCAACCCGGTGGTGACCGCCGCCGGGTGCGCCGGTTCGGGCCGGGAGCTGGCCCAGTTCTTCGACATCGCCGAGATCGGCGCCGTCACCACCAAGTCCGTGATGCTGGAACCGCACGCCGGGCGCCCGGCGCCGCGCATGGCCGAGACGCCCAGCGGCATGCTCAGCACCACGGGGATGCAGGGACCCGGCGTGGACGTGTTCCTCCAGCGCGACCTGCCGTGGCTGCTGTCCCGGGGCGGGCGGGCCATCGTCTCCGTCGCCGGCTCGGGCACCGCCGAGTTCGGCGAGCTCGCCCGGCGGATCTCCGCGGAGCCCGGCGTGGACGCGATCGAGGTCAACCTGTCGTGCCCGGACCCGGCCGACCCGGACGGGCGGCGGTTCGCCGACGACGCCGCGCGCGCGGCCGCCGTGGTGAGCACCGTGCGGTCGCACGCCCGGTCGGACCTGCCGGTGCTGGCCAAGCTCGCCGCGGACGTGCCCGACGTGGTGGCCCTGGCGACCGCCTGCGTCGAGGCCCGAGCGGACGGCCTGTCGATGATCAACACCGTGCGCGGCATGGCCGTGGACCCGCGGACGCTGCGCCCCGCGGTGGCCGGGGGCATCGGCGGGCTGTCGGGCCCGGCCGTCAGGCCGCTGGCGGTGGGCTGCGTGTACCGGGTCCACGAGGCGCTGCCGGAGGTGCCGATCATCGGGATGGGCGGGGTGCGCACCGGCGCGGACGTCGTGGAGTTCATGGCGGCCGGCGCCAGCGCGGTCGCGGTGGGCACGGTCAACTTCTCCGACCCCTCGGCGTGCGTGCGGGTGCTGCGCGAGTTCACCGAGGCGCTGGAGTCCAGGGGCGTCCCCCGGGCCGCGGATCTGGTGGGCGCCGCCCACCGCCCCGGAACCGGGGTGTGAGGGGCCCGCCCGGCCCGCGCATGCCCTGACCGGCCTGAACGGCGCTGAGGTGGCGCTGTGCGACCGAACGCCTGCGTCCCGGTGCGGATGGGCCGGAACCCGGGCAAAGGCCGCCTACGGCCGCTTGGGCGGTCGTTACGGCGAAGTGACCCTCATCGGGCGCATGAAGCGCTCGGTTCTGGGAACCGCACACCATGTCGGTGTGCACAGGACGGTGAACGTGCATTCGCAATCACGTTCGTAAGAACGCGGCGAATGCGACGCATCGGCCACGGGGCCGATGGCACACGAAAGGGAGTAATCGATGACCGCGCCTTCCGCGCCCATCGCAGTCGCGATCGACGCCAAGGAGATCGAGACCGCTGCGACCTGGGCTTCGGCGGTCGCCCCCCACGTCAGCACGGTCAAGGTGGGGCTGGAGCTCTACCTGCGCTACGGCCCCGAGGTCGTCAGCGCGGTGCGCGGCGCCAGCGGGGTCGGTGTCTTCCTCGACCTCAAGCTCCACGACATCCCGGCGACGGTGGCGGGGGCGGCGCGCAGTGTCGCCGGGCTCAAGCCCGCCATCCTGACCGTGCACGCCGGGGGAGGGGCGGACATGGTCCGGGCCGCGGTGGAGGCCGCCCCGGACACCGAGATCGCCGCCGTGACGGTGCTCACCTCGATGGACGAGAAGGACCTGGAGCAGGTGGGGCTGCTCGGGCCGGCTCGCGACGCGGTGCGCCGGCTGGCGGTGCTGGCGGTGGGCGCCGGGGCCCGTGCCCTGGTCTGCTCGCCCCAGGAGGTGGCCCTCGTGCGCGCCGAAGTGGGCCCGGACATCACCCTCATCACGCCGGGCGTTCGCCCGGCGGGGGCGGACAGGGGTGACCAGTCGCGGGTGGCGACCCCGGAGGAGGCCATCGCGGCGGGGGCGGACCTTCTGGTCATCGGCCGCCCCATCACCCGGGCGCCGGACCCCGGTGCGGCGGCGGCCTCCATCGCGGAGGCCGTACGCCGTGCCGGGGGCCGCGTCTGACGCCCGGAGGAGGCCGGATTCGGTCACAGAGGGTCACTGATTCGGTATGTCCCAAATGCGGAATCCGCAGCTGAGAGTGACCCGGCTCACCCCTCTGTGACCTGCGCAGGTGGCATGCTTTATGACCCGGCCAATCGGGACCAAAGTCCCGATTTTCATCTCTTAGAGCAATTGAGTCGCTACTCTGGGTAGTTAGTTCGATGAAATAGCCGCTGAAAGGGCACTTTACGTTGCCTAACAGGGGTCAGACCTACTAACTTGCGCAGGCGTCCGCCCTCTACAAACGAGTAGAAATCCGAGGTGACCCGGCGTGGCCCTTCCTCCCCTCACACCCGAGCAGCGCAGCGCGGCTCTCGAGAAGGCCGCCAAGGCCAGAAAAGAGCGCGCTGAGGTCAAGAACAAGCTGAAGAACGGCGGCATCTCGCTGTCCAAGGTGCTCGCCGACGGGCTCAAGGACGACGTCATCGGCAAGATGAAGGTCTCGGCCCTGCTCGAGTCCCTCCCCGGCGTGGGCAAGGTCCGCGCCAAGCAGATCATGGAGCGGCTCAACATCGCCGAGTCCCGCCGCGTCCGCGGCCTGGGCACCAACCAGCGCGCGGCCCTCGAGGCCGAGTTCGGCGACCTCACCAAGTAACACCGCGTCCGCGGACCCCGGGCCGCCGCGTCCCCCACAGACGCGGCGGGCCGGACCGCACGCGGCGACCACCCCCGGGTGGACCCGCACCGGGCCGTGACCACGGTCGACCCCTCTCGGGGGCGCACCGCGGTCACGGCCCGGTGGTATAAATGAAGCTTCCCGCGCCCGAACGCGAGGATGAACCCCGCACGCACCCGCCGCCCGCGCGGTGGGCGATCCCGGGCCCGGAGCGGCCCCGTCGCCGAGCGCCCCAGAGCGCGCCGCGGGCGGCCGCCCAAGGCCCGAAGGGAAGCCCGCGAGAGCCATGCCCAACCCAGGAGAACAACGGCTGATCGTCCTGTCCGGACCCTCGGGTGTGGGCAAGAGCACGGTCGTGGCCGAGCTGCGCCGGGCCCACCCCGACGTCTGGCTCTCCGTGTCGGCCACCACGCGCGCGCCCCGGCCGGGCGAGGTCGACGGGGTGCAGTACCACTTCGTCGACGACGCCGAGTTCGACCGCCTCATCGCCGACGGCGAGCTCCTGGAGTGGGCGAGGTTCGCGGGCAACCGCTACGGGACCCCGCGCCGCCCCGTCGAGGAGCGCCTGGCCGCCGGACTGCCGGTGCTGCTGGAGATCGAGCTCCAGGGCGCCCGCCAGATCCGCGAGACCATGCCCGAGGCCCTGCACGTCTTCCTGGCCCCGCCCTCCTGGGAGGAGCTGGTGCGCCGCCTCACCGGGCGCGGCACCGAGTCCGAGGAGGTCGTCCAGCGCCGGCTGGAGGCCGCCAAGGTCGAACTCGCCGCCGAGAAGGAGTTCGACACCACACTCGTCAACACGTCCGTCCAGGACGTGTGCGGCGAACTGCTAGCGTTGATCACCGCTTCCGAGGTGTGATAACGGCGCCGGGACCCCCGGTCCCGCGTACCCTGTACACCGCGGCGCACCGCGCCTCGCATCCGACCGTTCCCTGGGGGTAATCGAAAGTGGCTGGAACCGAGCCCGTCGCCGAAGGCATCACCAACCCGCCGATCGACGATCTGCTCGATCTGGTGGACAGCAAGTACAGCCTGGTCACCATGGCCTCCAAGCGGGCCCGCCAGATCAACGCGTACTACGCCCAGCTGGGCGAGGGCCTGCTGGAGTACGTGGGTCCCCTCGTGGAGACCCAGGTCCAGGAGAAGTCCCTGTCCATCGCCCTGCGCGAGATCAAGTCCGGGCTCCTCACCGCGGAGCCCTACGAGGGCACCTGAGACACGGCCTGGTAGAACTCCTGTCTGTGAGTGACACAGGAAGCAAACCCCAGGTCGTCCTCGGCGTCGGCGGCGGCATCGCCGCCTACAAGGTGTGCGAGCTGCTCCGCCGACTGACCGAGTCGGGCCACGAGGTCCGGGTCGTGCCCACGGACGAGGCCCTGCGCTTCGTCGGTGAGCCCACCTGGGCCGCCCTCTCGGGCAACCCCGTGGCCACCGGTGTCTGGGACGCCGTGCACGAGGTCCCGCACGTCCGCATCGGGCAGTCCGCGGACCTCGTCCTCGTCGCCCCGGCCACCGCCAACATCCTGGCCAAGGCGGCCGCCGGCCTCGCCGACGACCTGCTGACCAACACCCTGCTCACCGCCCGGTGCCCGGTGGTGTTCGCACCCGCGATGCACACCGAGATGTGGGAGCACCCGGCCACGCAGGCCAACGTGGCCACCCTGCGCTCGCGCGGCGCCGTCGTCCTGGACCCGGCCGTGGGCCGCCTCACCGGGGCCGACACCGGCCGCGGGCGGCTGCCCGAGCCGGCGGAGCTCTTCGAGGCCGCCCGGCGGGTGCTGAGCCGGGGGGCCGCCGCGCCCGACCTGGCCGGGGTCCGCGTCGTGATCTCGGCGGGCGGCACGCGCGAGGCCATCGACCCGGTCCGGTTCATCGGCAACCACTCCTCGGGCAAGCAGGGCTACGCCCTGGCGCGCACCGCCGCCGCCCGGGGCGCCGACGTCACCCTGGTCGCCGCCAACGTCGCCCTGCCCGACCCGGCCGGGGTGCGCGTGGTCCCGGTGACCTCGGCGGTGGAGCTGGCCGAGGCCGTGGGGGCCGAGCGGGCCGGCGCCGACGTCATCGTGATGAGCGCCGCGGTCGCCGACTTCCGGCCCGCGGCCAGCGTCGCCTCCAAGATCAAGAAGTCCGGCGCCGCGCCCGCCCCCATCGAGCTGGTCGAGAACCCCGACGTGCTGGCGGGCCTGGTGGTCTCCCGGGACCGGGAGGGCACCGCGCAGGTCATCGTGGGGTTCGCCGCCGAGACCGACGACGTCATCGCCAACGGCCGTGCCAAACTGGCCAGGAAGGGCTGCGACCTGCTCGTGGTCAACCAGGTCGGCGGCGGTCGCGCCTTCGGTACGGAGGACAACCAGGCCGTGGTCCTGGGGGCCGACGGCAGCGCCGTGGAGATCCCCCGCGGGCCCAAGGAGGACCTCGCCGACCGGGTGTGGGACCTGGTCGGGGAACGCCTTCCGAGGTGACGCACCGGCACGGGGGACTGGATTTCCCACCACCTGGTACGCCACACTTCGTTCGGGCGTCCGCGATCGGCGAGATCGGCGGGGGTGTGCCCCTCCCCACCGGCCCCGTTACAGTGGACCGATAACCAACCGCAACGGTCGGTATTGACCGTCCCGGCAGGCAGTCGGGCCGGGACGTGCCCACCGCCACATGTCAGCCAGCAGCCGCTGCAAGGAGTCACGCAACCGTGTCCCGCCGCCTTTTCACCTCCGAGTCGGTCACCGAGGGCCATCCCGACAAGATGGCCGACCAGATCAGTGACGCGATCCTCGACGCGATGCTCACCCACGACCCGGCCAGCCGTGTCGCAGTCGAGACGTTGATCACCACAGGTCAGGTCCACATCGCGGGTGAGGTCACCACTCAGACCTACGTCGACATCCCCGCCATCGTGCGCGAGACGATCCTCCGGATCGGGTACGACTCGTCCGCCAAGGGGTTCGACGGTGACTCCTGCGGGGTCAACGTCTCCATCGACGCCCAGTCCCCCGACATCGCCCAGGGTGTCGACACCGCCTACGAGGCGCGTGTCGAGCACGAGGACGACGCCCTCAACCGCCAGGGCGCGGGCGACCAGGGCCTGATGTTCGGCTACGCCAACCGGGAGACCCCGGAGCTGATGCCGCTGCCGATCAAGCTGGCCCACTCGCTGGCCGAGCGCCTGTCCGAGGTCCGCCGCAACGGCACCGTGCCCTACCTGCGCCCGGACGGCAAGACCCAGGTCACCGTCGAGTACGACGGCCAGACCCCGGTCCGCCTGGACACGGTCGTGGTCTCCAGCCAGCACTCCGCGGACATCAGCCTGGAGGAGCTGCTCACCCCGGACATCCGCGAGCACGTCATCCAGCCGGTGGTGGAGGAGTTCGGCCTGGCGTCCGACGACTACCGCCTGCTGGTCAACCCGACCGGCCGCTTCGAGATCGGCGGCCCGATGGGCGACGCGGGCCTGACCGGCCGCAAGATCATCGTCGACACCTACGGCGGCTACGCCCGCCACGGCGGCGGCGCCTTCTCCGGCAAGGACCCGTCGAAGGTCGACCGCTCGGCCGCCTACGCGATGCGCTGGGTCGCCAAGAACATCGTCGCGGCCGAGCTGGCCGAGCGGGCCGAGGTCCAGGTCGCCTACGCCATCGGCAAGGCGCACCCGGTCGGCGTGTTCATCGAGACCTTCGGCACCGAGAAGGTCGCCCCGGACCTGATCGAGAAGGCCGTCAAGGAGGTCTTCGACCTGCGTCCGGCCGCGATCGTGCGCGACCTCGACCTGCTGCGCCCGATCTACTCCAAGACCGCCGCCTACGGCCACTTCGGCCGTGAGCTGCCGGAGTTCACCTGGGAGAGCACCGACCGCGCCGCGGCCCTGCGCTCCTTCGTGGGCGCCTGAGCGCCGACGCACCCACCGTGAGGGGGCGGACGACCGGGAGGTCGTCCGCCCCCTCACTGCATGGCGCACGCACAAAAAGAACACTCCGTGTTATCAAGTAAATACACATAGTAATGTGCTGTACACGGAGGAAGCACCATGGCCGTAGCTGCGGCGATGGCGGCGCTGGGCCTGGCGGCCCTCGTCGCCCTACCGGGAGCCCCGGAGCCGGACCCGTCGGAGTCCCGGGAAGTGGTCCCCGGCGCCGAGACCCTGCACGTGTCGCTCCAGAAGACCACCGAACACGAGAGACTGTCGCCGGGGGACCGGGTGGAGTACACGATCGGGGTCCGCAACTCCGGCTCCCGGGCCGTGGCCGCGGCCGAGGTCGTCCACCACCTGCCCCCGACGATGCGCTACGTCACCGGGACGGAGGGCGCCGAGGTGGACGGCCGACGCGTCGTCTGGAGCCGGCCCCTGGAGGCGGGCGAACGGGCCTCGTTCACCGTCACCGGCGAACTGGCCGCCCTCCCCGAGGGGGCGGGGCGCCCGGTCGCCACGGCCTGCCTGCGTTCCGGCGCGAACGGGGTGCTCGTCTCCTGCGCGGCGCAGGAGCACGAGGTGCGCAGGCCGCTCGCCCCCCTGTGGGCCGTGGCCACCGCGGCGGCCGGGCTGCTCGCCCTGGCCGGCGGGGTCGCCGCGTTCCGCCTGCGCGCCCGCGCGTCCGCGCCCGCGCCGTCCGAGCCCGCGGTACCCGCGGCGTCCGGACCCGAGCCGTCCGAACCGGTACCGTCCGAACCCGCGGAGCACACCCCCGGGACGGAGCCCGGCACCGAGACCCTCTCCGGGGCCACCGTCCACCGGCTGGACGCCCACCGCTAGGGCCCGCTCCCGAACACCCCCCTGCGCTGCCGGGGGTCCGCGAGGTTCCCGGCGGGCTTGCCGGAGGCTCCGGAGGAGCGCTCCGGGGAACGCGGACCGCAACGAAGGGGCCGAGGGCCCCAGGGGCGCCGGGCGCGGTGGCGGAGCCGGGCGGCCCGCGGGGAGAGCACCGCCGGGTACGGAAAGGGCGGGTCCCGCGTCCCCTCGGACACGGGACCCGCCCCTACATGCCGGGACCGGGCGTCAGCTCAGGTCGCCGAGCGCCTTCTCCGCCTCGGCCAGCCACGCGCGGCGGGCCTCCAGCGCCTCCTCGGCCTCCCTGACGCGGCGGGCGTCGTTGTTCGCCCGCGCCTTCTCCAGCTTCTTCTCCAGGTCGGCGATCGCGGTGGACAGCTGCGCCACCGTGTCACGCGCCCGGGCCTGGGCCTCGGGGTTCTTGCGCTCCCACTCCGACTCCTCGGCGCGGCGCACCTCGTCCTCGATCTGGCGGAAGGAGCCCTCGAGCCGGTCGCGCGCGTCGCGCGGCAGCTCCCCGGCCTCCTCCCAGGCCTCCTGGAAGTCGCGCAGCCGGGCGCGGGCCCGGCGCGGGTCCGAGATCAGGCCGCGGATCTCGGTCTGCGCCTCGGCCAGGATCTTCTCCTTGGCGTCGGCGTTGACCCGCAGCTCCGCGTCCCGCTCGGCGAAGACCGCGTTGCGGGCGTCGAAGAACGTGTCCTGGGCGGCCTTGAACCGGGCCCACAGACGGTCCTCGCTGGCCCGGTCGGCGCGGCCGGTCCGCTTCCACTGCTGCATCAGGTCGCGGTAGGCGCGGGCGGTCTCGCCCCACTCGGTGGACCCGGACAGGGCCTCCGCCTCGGCGACGATGCGCTCCTTCTCGGCCCGCACCGACTCCCGCTCGTGGTCCAGGTTGGCGAAGTATGCCTTGCGCCGCTTGGAGAAGGAGTTGCGCGCCGCCGACATGCGCTTCCACAGCGCCTGCTCGGTCGGGCGGTCGGCCCGGGGGGCCTTCTTCCACTCCTCGATCAGCTGGAGCATCCGCTCGCCGCCGGACTTCCAGTGCGTGGTCTCGACCGCGACCCGCTCCGCCTCGGCGACGATGCGCTCCTTGACCTCCCGCGCCTCGCCGCGCGCCCGCTCCTGGGCCTGCTTCTGCTCGACCTTGCGGGTCTCGGCGCGCCCGGCCAGGGCGTCCAGCCGGCGGGTGAGGGCGTCGAGGTCGCCGACGGCGTGCGCCTCCTGTACGGCCGAGCGCAGCTTGTCGATGTTCGACATCGCGGCGGCGGCGGACAGGTCGGTGGTGTTGAGCCGCTTCTCCAGCAGCTCAACCTCGGTGACCAGGGAGTCGTACTTGCGGCGGAAGAAGGCCAGGGCCTCCTCCGGCTCCCCGGCCTGCCACGATCCGACGACCCGCTCGCCTTCGCTCGTGCGCACGTAGACCGTGCCGTCGTCGTCTACGCGGCCCCAAGGGTCCGTGGTCACCGTGTCCTCCTGCTGTCATGAACCCGCGGAGAGCGGGTTCTGGTCGTCGCGGTGTCCCTCGCCGATCCGTGATGGAAACCACTGTGCTGACCACGGTATCCATCCGATTCGATGATGACGGCGCGCCGTGTCTCATCCGTCCGGGCGGGCATTTCCGGCGCCCGCCGTCGGTGTCCCCCGTCGTGCCGGACCGGAGCCGAGAACCGACGGCCCGCTTTCCCGGAAGAGGCGCAGGTCGGGGCCCGGTGCACATGGGACGGTGCCCAATATGGCATTACCACGCGCTTTGGCAAAGAGTCCGGGCGTGTGCGGTGATCGAATGGTGATCAAAAGAGCGCACAGGTGTGCTCTTCCGGTCGCCCGGGCCCCGTTCACGTCGGTAGGCTCTGGTAATACCCGCGGGCGGCCCTTCCACGAGCCGCGGCCTCCCGCACCACCCGACCGAGGAACAGGACGCCACCCGCCGTGCTCATCGCCGCACTACCCACCGGACCCCTCGCCGCGAACTGCTACGTCCCGGCGGCGGCTCCGAACGGCGAGTGCGTGGTCGTCGATCCCGGCCAGGACGCGGCCGAGCCCGTCGCCAAGGTCCTGGCCGAGCACCGGCTGACGCCCGTCGCGGTCCTGCTCACCCACGGGCACTTCGACCACGTGTGGTCGGCCGCCGAGATCGCCGACGCCCACGGCGTCCCGGTGTACGTGCACGCGGCCGACCGCGGCCTGTTCACCGATCCGGGCCGGGGCGTGGACGCCGCCTTCGCCGCGCAGCTGACCGCCCTGCTGGGCCCGGGCCCCTACCGCGAGCCCGCCCGCGTGGTGGAGGTCTCCGACGGCGAGGTCCTGTCCCTGGCGGGCGTGGAGTACACGGTCTCCCATACCCCCGGCCACACCCCCGGGTCGGTGGTCTACACCACCCGCAGCGACGACGGCGTCCCGGTGATGTTCGCCGGCGACCTGGTGTTCGCGGGCTCCATCGGCCGCACCGACTTCCCCGGCGGAGACCCGGCCGCGATGGCGCGCAGCCTCGCCGGCGCCGTGCTGGGCGCGCCGGACGACACCCGCGTCCTGCCGGGCCACGGCCCGGCTACCACCGTGGGCCGCGAGCGCGCCACCAATCCCTACCTGCGCGATATCGCCGGTTGACCCCGTTCGCGCGGAACCGCCGGCCGACCCGCCGCCCGTGACCGGGCCGGTGCGCCCCGGGGCGCACCGTGCCCCGGCGCGGGTCGGGCAGACTTGACACGTACTCGAAGACGC is a window of Nocardiopsis changdeensis DNA encoding:
- the mihF gene encoding integration host factor, actinobacterial type, with translation MALPPLTPEQRSAALEKAAKARKERAEVKNKLKNGGISLSKVLADGLKDDVIGKMKVSALLESLPGVGKVRAKQIMERLNIAESRRVRGLGTNQRAALEAEFGDLTK
- a CDS encoding dihydroorotate dehydrogenase, which produces MNTDLRVRLGALELPNPVVTAAGCAGSGRELAQFFDIAEIGAVTTKSVMLEPHAGRPAPRMAETPSGMLSTTGMQGPGVDVFLQRDLPWLLSRGGRAIVSVAGSGTAEFGELARRISAEPGVDAIEVNLSCPDPADPDGRRFADDAARAAAVVSTVRSHARSDLPVLAKLAADVPDVVALATACVEARADGLSMINTVRGMAVDPRTLRPAVAGGIGGLSGPAVRPLAVGCVYRVHEALPEVPIIGMGGVRTGADVVEFMAAGASAVAVGTVNFSDPSACVRVLREFTEALESRGVPRAADLVGAAHRPGTGV
- the gmk gene encoding guanylate kinase, yielding MPNPGEQRLIVLSGPSGVGKSTVVAELRRAHPDVWLSVSATTRAPRPGEVDGVQYHFVDDAEFDRLIADGELLEWARFAGNRYGTPRRPVEERLAAGLPVLLEIELQGARQIRETMPEALHVFLAPPSWEELVRRLTGRGTESEEVVQRRLEAAKVELAAEKEFDTTLVNTSVQDVCGELLALITASEV
- a CDS encoding DUF349 domain-containing protein, which gives rise to MTTDPWGRVDDDGTVYVRTSEGERVVGSWQAGEPEEALAFFRRKYDSLVTEVELLEKRLNTTDLSAAAAMSNIDKLRSAVQEAHAVGDLDALTRRLDALAGRAETRKVEQKQAQERARGEAREVKERIVAEAERVAVETTHWKSGGERMLQLIEEWKKAPRADRPTEQALWKRMSAARNSFSKRRKAYFANLDHERESVRAEKERIVAEAEALSGSTEWGETARAYRDLMQQWKRTGRADRASEDRLWARFKAAQDTFFDARNAVFAERDAELRVNADAKEKILAEAQTEIRGLISDPRRARARLRDFQEAWEEAGELPRDARDRLEGSFRQIEDEVRRAEESEWERKNPEAQARARDTVAQLSTAIADLEKKLEKARANNDARRVREAEEALEARRAWLAEAEKALGDLS
- the metK gene encoding methionine adenosyltransferase, yielding MSRRLFTSESVTEGHPDKMADQISDAILDAMLTHDPASRVAVETLITTGQVHIAGEVTTQTYVDIPAIVRETILRIGYDSSAKGFDGDSCGVNVSIDAQSPDIAQGVDTAYEARVEHEDDALNRQGAGDQGLMFGYANRETPELMPLPIKLAHSLAERLSEVRRNGTVPYLRPDGKTQVTVEYDGQTPVRLDTVVVSSQHSADISLEELLTPDIREHVIQPVVEEFGLASDDYRLLVNPTGRFEIGGPMGDAGLTGRKIIVDTYGGYARHGGGAFSGKDPSKVDRSAAYAMRWVAKNIVAAELAERAEVQVAYAIGKAHPVGVFIETFGTEKVAPDLIEKAVKEVFDLRPAAIVRDLDLLRPIYSKTAAYGHFGRELPEFTWESTDRAAALRSFVGA
- the coaBC gene encoding bifunctional phosphopantothenoylcysteine decarboxylase/phosphopantothenate--cysteine ligase CoaBC; translated protein: MSDTGSKPQVVLGVGGGIAAYKVCELLRRLTESGHEVRVVPTDEALRFVGEPTWAALSGNPVATGVWDAVHEVPHVRIGQSADLVLVAPATANILAKAAAGLADDLLTNTLLTARCPVVFAPAMHTEMWEHPATQANVATLRSRGAVVLDPAVGRLTGADTGRGRLPEPAELFEAARRVLSRGAAAPDLAGVRVVISAGGTREAIDPVRFIGNHSSGKQGYALARTAAARGADVTLVAANVALPDPAGVRVVPVTSAVELAEAVGAERAGADVIVMSAAVADFRPAASVASKIKKSGAAPAPIELVENPDVLAGLVVSRDREGTAQVIVGFAAETDDVIANGRAKLARKGCDLLVVNQVGGGRAFGTEDNQAVVLGADGSAVEIPRGPKEDLADRVWDLVGERLPR
- the rpoZ gene encoding DNA-directed RNA polymerase subunit omega; amino-acid sequence: MAGTEPVAEGITNPPIDDLLDLVDSKYSLVTMASKRARQINAYYAQLGEGLLEYVGPLVETQVQEKSLSIALREIKSGLLTAEPYEGT
- a CDS encoding dihydroorotate dehydrogenase electron transfer subunit; the protein is MSDYGPVQVRCPVLNVRRVDAYYAITVVAPGIAERFRSGQFVSVAVGGDHSSTLLRRPFAIHDVKPDYGGTVEFLFAVRGTGTAWLAERRSRDLLDVVGPLGRPFPLPRDPVNCVLVGGGSGSAPLFPLAQSLRRRGCRVDFVLGGASADRVFSAITARRIAETAVFTTDDGSFGTRGRVTDVLGRVIEECRSDVVYACGPMPMLRAVTAVAGTHGIPVQVSVEETMACGTGICMTCVIPVVGEDGITRMVRSCVDGPVFRGEQVRFDDVGTIPFDALGAPGWKGAGASRPAESARDIA
- the pyrF gene encoding orotidine-5'-phosphate decarboxylase translates to MTAPSAPIAVAIDAKEIETAATWASAVAPHVSTVKVGLELYLRYGPEVVSAVRGASGVGVFLDLKLHDIPATVAGAARSVAGLKPAILTVHAGGGADMVRAAVEAAPDTEIAAVTVLTSMDEKDLEQVGLLGPARDAVRRLAVLAVGAGARALVCSPQEVALVRAEVGPDITLITPGVRPAGADRGDQSRVATPEEAIAAGADLLVIGRPITRAPDPGAAAASIAEAVRRAGGRV
- a CDS encoding MBL fold metallo-hydrolase, coding for MLIAALPTGPLAANCYVPAAAPNGECVVVDPGQDAAEPVAKVLAEHRLTPVAVLLTHGHFDHVWSAAEIADAHGVPVYVHAADRGLFTDPGRGVDAAFAAQLTALLGPGPYREPARVVEVSDGEVLSLAGVEYTVSHTPGHTPGSVVYTTRSDDGVPVMFAGDLVFAGSIGRTDFPGGDPAAMARSLAGAVLGAPDDTRVLPGHGPATTVGRERATNPYLRDIAG